Proteins from one Terriglobus tenax genomic window:
- a CDS encoding glutamine synthetase family protein: MSGEYRDFLELSYGELEDLNLAAKEQRKKRVAADVIQEERIKYLTDEKRIKAVTVVFSDLEGRLHMLDYDKKFLVKSFDNLTFDGSSIRGFTAQRESDLRLAIDWSAFYWTPADVFGPGKVIVFGEVIDKNGGTYAADLRGVLKAYAQEQFQKNGYTLNAANEIEGFLFDGIDAERTFHQTGKFEYVNHGGYYHSLPGDPLREFIDTTAEIQRAMGFENEKDHPEVAPSQFEINYTYGDAVTAADQIQLYKLICRQVATQMGMTASFLPKPVTGVNGSGMHTNISITKGGKNLFWDPKGQEKISPMAWKFVDRILTHGNDICLLLNASVNSYRRLDPHFEAPNQIKASATDRGSMVRIPIGNEKSARVEVRSVGPDANPYAVLFACFKTGLDGEISKIKNLRQAERYLPDNIYTALENFRGAEWTGTLLGEDVKARYADLKQASADRCPRLLGTVVKSSEVQFHHDVYNQLLWGQF; this comes from the coding sequence ATGTCCGGCGAATACCGTGATTTTCTGGAGCTCAGCTATGGTGAGCTCGAAGACCTGAACCTCGCAGCCAAGGAACAGCGCAAGAAGCGTGTCGCGGCGGATGTGATCCAGGAAGAGCGGATCAAGTATCTGACCGATGAAAAGCGCATCAAGGCTGTCACCGTGGTCTTCAGCGACCTGGAAGGCCGCCTGCACATGCTGGACTACGACAAGAAGTTCCTGGTCAAGAGCTTTGACAACCTGACCTTCGACGGTTCGTCGATCCGCGGCTTTACCGCACAGCGTGAGTCGGATCTCCGTCTGGCCATCGACTGGAGCGCCTTCTACTGGACCCCCGCCGACGTCTTCGGCCCGGGTAAGGTCATCGTCTTCGGTGAGGTCATCGACAAGAACGGCGGCACCTACGCTGCCGACCTGCGTGGCGTTCTGAAGGCCTATGCGCAGGAGCAGTTCCAGAAGAACGGCTACACACTGAACGCGGCCAACGAGATCGAAGGCTTCCTCTTCGACGGTATCGACGCCGAGCGCACCTTCCACCAGACCGGCAAGTTTGAGTACGTCAACCATGGCGGCTATTACCACTCGCTGCCGGGCGACCCGCTGCGTGAGTTTATTGACACCACCGCCGAGATTCAGCGCGCGATGGGCTTCGAGAACGAGAAGGACCATCCGGAAGTGGCTCCTTCGCAGTTTGAGATCAACTACACCTATGGCGATGCCGTTACGGCTGCTGACCAGATCCAGCTCTACAAGCTGATCTGTCGCCAGGTAGCTACGCAGATGGGCATGACGGCGAGCTTCCTGCCGAAGCCTGTGACCGGCGTCAATGGCAGCGGCATGCACACCAACATCTCCATCACCAAGGGCGGTAAGAACCTGTTCTGGGATCCGAAGGGACAGGAGAAGATCTCTCCCATGGCCTGGAAGTTCGTTGATCGCATCCTGACGCATGGCAACGACATCTGCCTGCTGCTGAATGCCAGCGTGAACAGCTACCGTCGCCTGGATCCGCACTTCGAAGCCCCGAACCAGATCAAGGCTTCGGCCACCGATCGTGGATCGATGGTTCGTATTCCGATCGGCAACGAGAAGTCGGCCCGTGTTGAGGTTCGCTCGGTTGGACCGGATGCGAACCCCTATGCTGTGCTGTTCGCCTGCTTCAAGACCGGCCTCGACGGCGAGATCTCGAAGATCAAGAACCTGCGCCAGGCCGAGCGTTACCTGCCGGACAACATCTACACCGCTCTCGAGAACTTCCGCGGTGCAGAGTGGACCGGCACGCTGCTGGGTGAGGATGTGAAGGCCCGCTACGCCGACCTGAAGCAGGCCTCGGCCGACCGCTGCCCGCGCCTGCTGGGCACCGTCGTCAAGTCCAGCGAAGTGCAGTTCCACCACGACGTCTACAACCAGCTCCTCTGGGGCCAGTTCTAA
- a CDS encoding NADP-dependent isocitrate dehydrogenase, whose translation MQESYNGIAVPRDGEAIQYVDGKYTVPDKPIIPFIEGDGTGRDIWKASQRVFDAAVEKAYGGKREVKWFEVLAGEKSYRQTNNWLPDDTVKATMDFRVSIKGPLTTPVGGGIRSLNVALRQLMDLYSCVRPVKYYAGVPSPVKAPEKCNVTIFRENTEDIYAGIEFREGTPEAAKVLSFLNDDMLKGGKKKIRLDSGIGIKPISITGSKRLVKSAIEYAIKNGLTVVTLVHKGNIQKFTEGAFREWGYEVATQEYRDKVVTERESWILGNLDANPKLTPEENAALVEPGIEFAPKEFGDSIVAEVKQVLAEIGETHGNGKWKSKIMINDRIADSIFQQIIIRPSDYQVLATTNLNGDYISDAAAAQVGGLGIAPGANIGDGYAVFEATHGTAPKYADKDVINPGSVMLSGVMMFDFLGWTEAARLIENSMEETIKQKYVTYDFERQMQGATKVKTSEFATRMIENMDKVASK comes from the coding sequence ATGCAAGAGAGCTATAACGGTATTGCGGTCCCCAGGGACGGCGAGGCGATTCAGTACGTCGACGGCAAGTACACGGTGCCCGACAAGCCAATTATTCCGTTCATCGAAGGCGATGGTACGGGCCGCGATATCTGGAAGGCCTCGCAGCGCGTGTTCGACGCCGCGGTTGAAAAGGCTTACGGCGGCAAGCGTGAAGTGAAGTGGTTTGAGGTGCTGGCCGGTGAAAAGAGCTATCGCCAGACCAACAACTGGCTGCCGGATGACACCGTCAAGGCGACGATGGACTTCCGCGTCTCCATCAAGGGACCGCTGACGACCCCCGTTGGCGGCGGCATCCGTTCGCTGAATGTGGCCCTGCGCCAGCTGATGGACCTGTATAGCTGCGTCCGCCCGGTAAAGTACTATGCTGGCGTGCCCAGCCCGGTAAAGGCTCCGGAGAAGTGCAACGTCACCATCTTCCGCGAGAACACTGAAGACATCTACGCGGGCATCGAGTTCCGTGAAGGCACTCCTGAAGCCGCCAAGGTGCTCTCGTTCCTCAACGACGACATGCTGAAGGGCGGCAAGAAGAAGATCCGTCTGGATTCGGGTATCGGCATCAAGCCGATCTCGATCACCGGATCGAAGCGCCTGGTGAAGTCGGCGATTGAGTATGCGATCAAGAACGGCCTGACGGTGGTGACCCTGGTACACAAGGGCAACATCCAGAAGTTCACCGAAGGCGCTTTCCGTGAGTGGGGCTACGAAGTTGCCACGCAGGAGTACCGCGACAAGGTGGTAACCGAGCGCGAGAGCTGGATCCTTGGCAACCTGGACGCGAACCCGAAGCTGACGCCGGAGGAGAACGCCGCCCTGGTTGAGCCGGGCATCGAGTTCGCTCCGAAGGAGTTCGGCGACAGCATCGTGGCCGAGGTGAAGCAGGTTCTGGCCGAGATCGGCGAGACGCACGGCAATGGCAAGTGGAAGTCGAAGATCATGATCAACGACCGTATTGCCGACTCCATCTTCCAGCAGATCATCATCCGTCCCAGCGACTACCAGGTCCTGGCGACGACGAACCTGAACGGCGACTACATCTCGGATGCGGCAGCGGCGCAGGTCGGCGGTCTGGGCATCGCTCCGGGCGCGAACATCGGCGACGGCTACGCTGTCTTCGAGGCAACGCACGGCACGGCTCCCAAGTACGCGGACAAGGACGTGATCAATCCGGGCAGCGTCATGCTCTCCGGCGTGATGATGTTCGACTTCCTCGGCTGGACCGAGGCGGCCCGTCTGATTGAGAACTCCATGGAAGAGACCATCAAGCAGAAGTACGTGACCTACGACTTCGAGCGCCAGATGCAGGGAGCGACCAAGGTGAAGACCAGCGAGTTCGCCACCCGCATGATCGAAAACATGGACAAGGTCGCCAGCAAGTAA